The genomic region AGCGCGGCCTTGGTCCGCTCCTGCAGCCAGACCCGGACCCGATCGCGCTGCTGCTCGTCGTTCCAGCGGATGTCGAGGTAGAGGCTCAGGATGGGGTCGTCGTCACTCCGGACCGCGGCCAGCTCGGCGAGATGGCCACGCAGCTCTTGGGAGGTCATGGCCCCCGAAACCTGACCACGGCCGGGCGCGAGGTCGAGAGCACCGTTGCGGCCCTCCCCGCTCCGGGGTTACAGGGCTGCCGTGCCCCTCCTCGACGCCATCCGGGCCCTCGCGGCCTTCGACCCTCCGGCGGAGCTCCCGCCCTGCGACCTCGACGACCTCGTCAACGTGCTCGAGTCGCACGGCCTCGCCCCGATGGCCTCCTATCAGGTCGAGTCGCGGCCGCTGGGCGCTCGCCTGCCCGAGCGCTTCCGGGAGCGGCTCCTCACGAGCTACCAGGGCGTGGTCAACGACAACGTCTTCAAGCTGGTCACGCTCAAGGGGGCGCTGCGCGAGCTCGCCGGGGTGCGCGCGGTGCTGCTCGGCGCGGCGGCCACGGTGGACTGGCTCTACCCGCACCTCGCCTTCCGGCCGGTGGGCGACCTGCGGCTCGCGGTGCGCGGCGAGGACGGGGCCCGCTTCGCGGCCGGGCTCGGCGGGGACTTCCAGCCCGCGTCCACCGGCGCCGGCGGGCACACGGCGGTCTTCTCCGACGGGCGCATCGAGCTGCGCATCCAGGAGGGGCTGCTCGAGGGCACCGCGGACGACGGCGGCCTCTTCGACCGCGCCACGCCGTTCCGCGCCATGGGGCCGGGGGTGGCGCGGCCGGCGCCCGAGGACGCGCTCCTCCTCGCGGCGGCCGACCAGGCGCTCGAGGGGCTCCGGAGCCAGCTCGTCACCTTCGTGGACGTCCGCGAGCTCGTCCGCCTCGACCTCGACCGGGCGACGCTCCACGCGCGGGCCGCGCGGCTCGGCCTCTCGCGCGCGCTCCACGGCTCGCTCTCGCTCACGGCCTCCTTCTTCCCGGAGGTGGCCGAGCGGACGCTCGCCCTGCTGCCCGTACTACTGGCAGGCGAGCGTGCGCTCGTGGAGGCGGTGATCGAGGGGGCGCGCGATCCGGGGCGCCTGCGGGTGCTGCGCGGCGAGCAGGAGGCGGCGCGCAAGGTGCTCCTCGGCCTCCAGGGCTAGGGGCGAGCCCCAGCACCCTCCTGTGGTATCTTCCCGCGGCTCCTGAGGAAAGGACGGACGCGTGAAGATCGCCGTGATCGGCACGGGCTACGTGGGCCTGGTGACCGGAACCTGCTTCGCCGAGTCGGGCCACCAGGTCACCTGCGTGGACAAGGACCCGCGCAAGATCGAGATCCTCGAGTCCGGGCGGCTTCCCATCTACGAGCCCGGCCTCGACGAGCTGGTGAAGCGGAACGCCCGCGACGGCCGCCTCGCCTTCACCACCCGCGTCGCCGACGCGGTCCCCGGCGCCGAGGTGATCTTCATCGCGGTCGGCACGCCGCCCGGCGAGGACGGCTCGGCCGACCTCTCCTACGTGCTCGCGGCCGCCGAGGAGATCGGGCGCGCCCTCACCGGCTACGCCGTGGTGGTGAACAAGAGCACCGTGCCGGTCGGCTCGGCGGACCGGGTCACCGCGGTGATCGCCTCGGTCACCTCGGAGCCCTTCGACGTGGCCTCCAACCCGGAGTTCCTCAAGGAGGGGGCGGCGGTCGAGGACTTCATGAAGCCCGACCGCGTGGTGGTGGGCACTCCCTCCGAGCGGGCGCGCGCGGTGATGGGCGAGCTCTACGGGCCGTTCGTCCGGGTGGAGCAGCCGATCCTCTTCATGGACACCCGCTCCGCCGAGCTCACCAAGTACGCCGCCAACGCCATGCTGGCGACCCGCATCAGCTTCATGAACGACGTGGCCGCGCTCTGCGAGCGGATGGGCGCCGACGTGGACGCGGTCCGGCGCGGCATGGGCTCGGACAAGCGCATCGGCTTCCCCTTCCTCTTCCCGGGCGTCGGCTACGGCGGCTCCTGCTTCCCCAAGGACGTGCGCGCGCTCCTCAGCATGGGGCGGGCGGCGGGGCTCGACTTCGACCTGCTCCGGGCGGTGGAGCGGGTGAACGAGAAGCAGAAGCAGGTGCTGCTCCAGAAGGCGCAGCGCCACTTCGGCTCGCTCGCCGGCAAGCGGTTCGCGGTCTGGGGGCTCGCGTTCAAGCCCCGCACCGACGACATGCGCGAGGCGCCGAGCATCAGCCTCATCGAGGGGCTCACCGGCGCCGGCGCCACCGTGGCCGCCCACGACCCGGTCGCCTCCGAGACGGCGCGCCAGGTGCTCGGGCCCCACGTCGAGATCACGCCCGACGCCTGGGCCGCGGCGAAGGGGGCCGACGCGCTCTTCCTCGTCACCGAGTGGAGCGAGTTCCGCATGCCGGACCTCGACCGGCTCAAGGCCACCCTCCGGCAGCCGGTGCTCTTCGACGGCCGCAACATCTGGGACGCCGGCCGGATGCGGGCGGCCGGGTTCACCTACTACGGGATCGGGCGGGGGAAGTCGTAGCAGCGGGTCCTCCTGGCCGCCCCTCCCCAGCCCTCCCCGCCCGAGCGGGGAGGGAGCGCCGCAAGGCTCAGCCGGGAGCAGCTCACCCCGAGCCCCACGCCGTTCCCCTCTCCCGCGGAGCGGGGGAGGGTGAGGGAGGGGGTGCGACGCGCGGCCAGCCCGAGGCGGCGCGCCCGGAACTCGCCTGCCGCGAGGACCCGGGGTAGCGTGGCCCCGTGACCCGGCCCGCCGCCCTCCTCGCCGCGCTCCGGCCGCGGCAGTGGACGAAGAACCTGGCCCTCCTCGCGCCGCTGCTCTTCGCGCAGCGGGCGGGGGATCCGGCGGCGGCCTCGCGGGCGCTCCTCGGGTTCCTCGCCTTCTGTCTCGCGGCGAGCGCGGTCTACCTCGGCAACGACCTCGCCGACCGCGAGGCCGACCGGCTCCACCCGGAGAAGCGGCTGCGGCCGCTCGCCTCGGGGGCGATCTCCGCGCGCGCCGCGGCCGTCACCGGGGTCGCGCTCGCGCTGCTCGCGCTCGCGCTGGGCTTCTTCCTGCCGGCCCGCTTCCTCGCCTGCGTGGCCGGCTACTTCGCGCTGCAGCTCGCCTACAACGCCGGGCTGAAGCGGCTCGTGATCGTGGACGTCTTCGCCATCGCGGCCGGCTTCGTCCTGCGGGTGGTCGCCGGGGCCGAGGCGATCGACGTGCCGATCTCCAACTGGCTCTACCTCTGCACGCTCCTGCTCGCGCTCTTCCTCGCCCTCGCGAAGCGGCGCGCCGAGCTCTCCCTCCTCTCCGCCGACGCCGCCCGGCACCGGGCCATCCTCGCCGAGTACAGCGTGCCGCTCGTGGACCAGCTCGTCGGCGTCACCTCGGCCTCGGCCATCCTCGCCTACGCGCTCTACACCACCGCCGCCGACACCGTGCAGAAGTTCGGGACCGACCGGCTCAAGTTCACCGTGCCCCTCGTCATCTTCGGTCTCTTCCGGTACCTGTATCTCGTGGCGCGGCGCGGCGAGGGGGGTCACCCGGAGCGGGTGCTCCTGCACGACCGCCCCACGCAGGTGAACCTGGTGCTCTACGTGGCGACGGTGGCCTGGGCGCTTTACAGCCGGTGAGGGAAGAGATGGAGGGAGCTCCGCTGCGTCGGCTCGAGTCCTGGGGGCGGTTTCCGGTGGCGCAGGCGGAGGTGCGCGACCTGCACTGGCGCGCCGAGGATCCCTTCGCCGGCGTGAACCAGCGGGCGCTCGCCTACGGGCTCGGCCGCAGCTACGGCGACAGCTGCCTCAACGACGGCGGCCTGCTCCTCTCCACCCGCGGCCTCGACCGCTTCGTCGCCTTCGACCCCGCCACCGGCGTGCTCCGCTGCGAGGCCGGCGTGTCGCTCGCCGAGATCATCGACCTCACCCTGCCGCAGGGCTGGTTCCCGCGGGTGGTGCCGGGCACGAAGCACGTGACCGTCGGCGGGGCCATCGCCAACGACATCCACGGCAAGAACCACCACCGCGCCGGCACCTTCGGCGCCCACGTGCGCGCCCTCGAGCTCTGCCGCTCCGACGGGAGCCGCCGGGTCTGCTCGCGCGAGGACAGCCCGGAGCTCTTCGCCGCCACCGTGGGCGGGCTCGGGCTCACCGGCGTCGTCACCTGGGCCGAGCTGCAGCTCCGCAAGGTGGCCGGCCCGTACATCGCCGCCGAGACGGTGGAGGTGCCCGACCTCGACCACTTCTTCCAGGTCTCGGCCGAGTCGGACGCCCGCTTCGAGTACACGGTCGCCTGGGTGGACGTGCTGGCGCGCGGCCGCCACATCGGGCGCGGCCTGTTCTACCGCGGCAACCACGCCGAGACGCCGGCGCGCCCCGGGGAGGCGGGCCGCGGCCGGCTCTCGGTCCCCTTCGACCTCCCCTCCGCCACGCTCAACCGCCTCACCGTCTCGGCCTTCAACTTCGCCTACTACCGGAAGAACCGGCGCCAGCGGGGCGAGCGCGAGCAGCACCTCGACGGGTTCTTCTTCCCGCTCGACGGCGTGGGGCGCTGGAACCGGATCTACGGCAAGCGCGGGCTGCTGCAGTTCCAGTGCGCGGTGCCGACCGCCGCGGCGCCGGAGGTGATCCGCGAGCTCCTGGGGCGCATCGCCGCCGCCGGGCAGGGCTCGTTCCTGGCGGTGTTGAAGACCTTCGGCGAGGTGCCGTCGCCGGGGCTCCTCTCCTTCCCGCGCAAGGGCGTGACGCTCGCGCTCGACTTCGCGAACCGCGGGCCGAAGACGCTCGAGCTCGTGCGCCAGCTCTACGCGGTGGCGCGGCAGGGCGGCGGCGCGTTCTACCCGGCCAAGGACGCGGTCATGTCGCCCGAGGACTTCGCCGCCTCGTACCCGCGGCTCGCCGAGTTCGAGCGCCACCTCGACCCCGCCTGCTCCTCGGGCTTCTGGCGGCGGGTGCGGGAGGGGCACCCCTACCAGCCGTCCCTGCCGCTCGGGCCGCCGGCAGCCGGCGGGAAGGGGGTGACGCCGTGAGGCGCGTCCTCGTCCTCGGCGCCACCTCGGCCATCGCCGAGGCCACCGCGCGGGTCCACGCCGAGCGGGGCGACGCGCTCTTCCTCGTGGCGCGCAGCCCGGCCCGGCTCGCCGCCGTGGCCGACGACCTCGCGCTGCGCGGCGCGCCCAAGGTGGAGGGCTTCGTCGCCGACCTCAACGACCTCTCGCACCACCGCGAGCTGCTCGACGCCGCCGAGGCGGCGCTGGGCGGTCCGCCGGAGGTGGTGCTCCTCGCCTACGGCGCGCTCGGCAGCCCGGTGGTGCTCGACCGCGATCCCTACGCCGCGGTCGAGGTCCTCAACACCAACCTGGTCTCGCCCGTCGCCCTGCTCACGCTGGTCGCCGAGCGGCTCGCGCGCGCCGGGCGCGGCACCATCGTCGGCATCTCCAGCGTGGCCGGGGACCGGGGGCGGAGCGGCAACGCCGTCTACGGGGCCTCCAAGGCCGGCCTCACCGCCTTCCTCTCCGGCCTGCGGGCCCGGCTCTGGCGCGCCGGGGTCCACGTGCTCACGGTGAAGCCGGGGTTCGTGGACACGCCCATGACGGCGCACCTCGCGAAGGGGCCGCTCTTCGCGCCGCCGGGCGCGGTGGCGCAGGGGATCGTGCGCGCCGTGGACCGCAAGGCGGACGAGGTCTACCTG from Anaeromyxobacter paludicola harbors:
- a CDS encoding FAD-binding oxidoreductase — its product is MAQAEVRDLHWRAEDPFAGVNQRALAYGLGRSYGDSCLNDGGLLLSTRGLDRFVAFDPATGVLRCEAGVSLAEIIDLTLPQGWFPRVVPGTKHVTVGGAIANDIHGKNHHRAGTFGAHVRALELCRSDGSRRVCSREDSPELFAATVGGLGLTGVVTWAELQLRKVAGPYIAAETVEVPDLDHFFQVSAESDARFEYTVAWVDVLARGRHIGRGLFYRGNHAETPARPGEAGRGRLSVPFDLPSATLNRLTVSAFNFAYYRKNRRQRGEREQHLDGFFFPLDGVGRWNRIYGKRGLLQFQCAVPTAAAPEVIRELLGRIAAAGQGSFLAVLKTFGEVPSPGLLSFPRKGVTLALDFANRGPKTLELVRQLYAVARQGGGAFYPAKDAVMSPEDFAASYPRLAEFERHLDPACSSGFWRRVREGHPYQPSLPLGPPAAGGKGVTP
- a CDS encoding decaprenyl-phosphate phosphoribosyltransferase, which encodes MTRPAALLAALRPRQWTKNLALLAPLLFAQRAGDPAAASRALLGFLAFCLAASAVYLGNDLADREADRLHPEKRLRPLASGAISARAAAVTGVALALLALALGFFLPARFLACVAGYFALQLAYNAGLKRLVIVDVFAIAAGFVLRVVAGAEAIDVPISNWLYLCTLLLALFLALAKRRAELSLLSADAARHRAILAEYSVPLVDQLVGVTSASAILAYALYTTAADTVQKFGTDRLKFTVPLVIFGLFRYLYLVARRGEGGHPERVLLHDRPTQVNLVLYVATVAWALYSR
- a CDS encoding nucleotidyltransferase family protein, which produces MPLLDAIRALAAFDPPAELPPCDLDDLVNVLESHGLAPMASYQVESRPLGARLPERFRERLLTSYQGVVNDNVFKLVTLKGALRELAGVRAVLLGAAATVDWLYPHLAFRPVGDLRLAVRGEDGARFAAGLGGDFQPASTGAGGHTAVFSDGRIELRIQEGLLEGTADDGGLFDRATPFRAMGPGVARPAPEDALLLAAADQALEGLRSQLVTFVDVRELVRLDLDRATLHARAARLGLSRALHGSLSLTASFFPEVAERTLALLPVLLAGERALVEAVIEGARDPGRLRVLRGEQEAARKVLLGLQG
- a CDS encoding SDR family oxidoreductase; the protein is MRRVLVLGATSAIAEATARVHAERGDALFLVARSPARLAAVADDLALRGAPKVEGFVADLNDLSHHRELLDAAEAALGGPPEVVLLAYGALGSPVVLDRDPYAAVEVLNTNLVSPVALLTLVAERLARAGRGTIVGISSVAGDRGRSGNAVYGASKAGLTAFLSGLRARLWRAGVHVLTVKPGFVDTPMTAHLAKGPLFAPPGAVAQGIVRAVDRKADEVYLPWFWRLVMFAVRHIPERIFKQLRF
- a CDS encoding UDP-glucose dehydrogenase family protein, which translates into the protein MKIAVIGTGYVGLVTGTCFAESGHQVTCVDKDPRKIEILESGRLPIYEPGLDELVKRNARDGRLAFTTRVADAVPGAEVIFIAVGTPPGEDGSADLSYVLAAAEEIGRALTGYAVVVNKSTVPVGSADRVTAVIASVTSEPFDVASNPEFLKEGAAVEDFMKPDRVVVGTPSERARAVMGELYGPFVRVEQPILFMDTRSAELTKYAANAMLATRISFMNDVAALCERMGADVDAVRRGMGSDKRIGFPFLFPGVGYGGSCFPKDVRALLSMGRAAGLDFDLLRAVERVNEKQKQVLLQKAQRHFGSLAGKRFAVWGLAFKPRTDDMREAPSISLIEGLTGAGATVAAHDPVASETARQVLGPHVEITPDAWAAAKGADALFLVTEWSEFRMPDLDRLKATLRQPVLFDGRNIWDAGRMRAAGFTYYGIGRGKS